From Rhodococcus sp. B7740:
GCACCTGGAGCTGACCGAGAAGGGCCGAAGTCTGGCGGTTGCGGTCATGCGCAAGCACCGTTTGGCAGAGCGCCTGCTCGTGGACATCATCGGTCTGCGCTGGGAAGACGTTCACGCCGAGGCGTGCCGCTGGGAGCACGTGATGAGCGAGGAGGTCGAGCGTCGTTTGGTGACCGTACTGAACAACCCGACGACCTCGCCGTACGGCAACCCGATCCCGGGGTTGGCCGAACTCGGGCTCGGCCAGTCGACTCTGGCACCGGAGGCTCTCATCCGCCTCACCGACGTTCCGGTCGGCCAACCGACTGCCGTCGTGGTGCGTCGTCTCGCCGAGCACGTCCAGTCCGACCCCGAGGTGATCGCTCAGCTCCGCGAGGCAGGCGTGGTCCCCGATGCTCGCGTTACAGTCGAGGCCAAGCCCGGATCGATCACGATCACGGTGCCAGGACACAGCGGTGTCGACATATCCGAGGAGATGGCGCACGCCGTCCAGGTGAAGAAGGTCTGACCTCCCACCGACGACGGCGTTCGACGCGTGTGAGGGAGAACGAACAGTGAAGCTTCTGGTCACCGGTGGTGCGGGCTACGTCGGCAGCGTCTGCGCGGCCGTGCTCGTCGAGCGCGGACACGAGGTCGTGGTCGTGGACAACCTGTCCACCGGTAACCGGGACGCCGTGCCCGGTGGTGCCACGTTCGTCGAAGGTGACGTCAAGGACGTCGCCGCGGACGTGTTGATCGGCGGCGGCTTCGACGCCGTCCTGCACTTCGCCGCGCAATCTCTGGTGGGCGAGTCGGTGGTCTCGCCCGACAAGTACTGGAGCGGGAACGTCGTCACCTCGCTGGCGTTGCTCGATGCCATCCGAGCATCCGGCACCGCGAAGCTGGTGTTCTCTTCGACCGCCGCCACGTACGGCGAGCCCGAGAAGACTCCCATCACCGAGGACGCACCCACCCGCCCCACCAATCCCTACGGTGCCACCAAACTCGCGATCGATCACGCGATCACCTCGTACGCCGCGGCCTACGGCCTCGCAGCCACCAGCCTCCGGTACTTCAACGTCGCCGGTGCCTACAACGGTTTCGGCGAGAATCGCGTCGTCGAGACCCACCTGATTCCGCTCGTGCTTCAGGTCGCTCTGGGGCAGCGCGAGAAGATTTCGGTGTTCGGTACCGACTGGCCCACTCCGGACGGTACGGCTGTTCGCGACTACATCCACGTCGCAGACCTGGCCGAGGCACACATTCTCGCCGTCGATGCCGCACAACCGGGTGAGCACACCATCTACAACCTCGGCAGCGGCACCGGATTCTCCGTGCACGAGGTCATCTCGTCCTGCGAGCGCGTCACCGGTCTGCCCATCGCCGTCGAACATGCTCCCCGTCGTGCCGGTGATCCTGCGGTCCTGATCGCCTCGAGTGCGCGTGCGGTCGAGGAGCTGAAATGGACGCCGGAGCTGACCGATCTCGATCGGATCGTGGCCGATGCGTGGACCTTCCTGCAGCAGCTCGGCGATCGGTCGCACGCAGCGCGCTGACCCGCGTTGCCGGCCGATCATCGATGTGCCCGACCGGCCGTCACCGTCGACCGAACGGGTCCCCGGGCAACCGAACTCCGCAGACGCGCGCGCACGCGAAGCCGCTCTCGGCCACTTCGCGAACGAGTTCGGGACCTGCGCCAGCGCTGAGCGATCGGTCCAGCAGTCGCGCCAGTGAGTACGTCTCGTCGGCTTCCAGTGCAGCGTCGATCGCGACGCGGGCCATCGGCCCGTCTCCGCGCACGTACGCGCTGAAGGCCAGAAGTGTTGCGGCGACGGCGCGTGCGCCCTTCGGTAGGACGCGGGACATTCTCGCCCAGAACTCTTCGACGAATCCCGCGTCGTCGCCAAGCGTCAACGCCAACACCGCGTCACGCACCTGGACGTGGCCGATCGCGAGTGCGATCCGAGCGATGTCGGCCGGATCCAATTCGGTGTCGTACGGTCCGCGTGCGATGTACGACAGCACCGAGGTCAAGTCGTCGGTACGAGACCGGGTGCCCTCGCGCCGTTGTCGCGACATCTCGGCCGCCACGGCCCGCACCGTCGCGTCGGGGCCCGGTGCGATGGTCTCGGCGAGCTCGCACCTGGACTTTCGGACGGAGTAGCCGTCGAGCACGCGTGCCACGGTCATCGGAGACGCCGAAGGATCGGATATCAGGCCGTGCCGCTGCGGTCCGCGCAAGGTCCACCACTCGGCGGAATCGGCGATCTCCGACGCCGCGAGGGCCTCGCCGAGCTGCACTCCGAACGATGCGAGTGCGGCGTCGAGTTCGATCACCAGCGCTTCGACGTCGAGCAGATGCGCTGTTCTGACGGCTCGGTCGAGCCTGTCGTCGACGAACACCGCCATGACCGCGGGGATGTTCTCCCTCGCGCAGTAGCCGGCAAGGTAGCCGATGGCGTCGAGCATCTCCTCGGTCGCGCGGGTACGACCGCCTGCGCGCCGATCGGCGTGTTCGCCTGCCAGGACGAGGTCGTGACGCATCGTGGGTCCGACGCCGGCACCGCCGTCCTGGACCGCGATGAGCACCATCGATCGATGCGGGTGGAATCCGAGCATGGCCGGCACGGCTGCCATCAGGTCGCTCACCTGACCGAGTCGAACGCGATGGCGGGAGTCGAAGTTGTCGTGTGAATTCGTCGGTGTGTGCATACCGGAGAATCCTGGCCGGGGTCCTGACGACCGACGAAGTCCCGACCTGAGCTTTCGAACTGCCCTGTGGAGAACCGGTGTGTTGTGGACCGATCGAGTCGCCGGAGCTGTGGACGACCGATTCGTGTCGGTGCGATCTGCTATCGCTTCGTCAGCCCTGGCCGACCTTCTGGACGGCCGCGGTGAACAGCTCGTCGAGGGTCATCGCGTCGGGCGTGCCCGAGCCGAACGACATGAACGTGGCCGACACTCGCACCCCGTCGATCTGGGCCATCAACGTCAGCATCGACTGCGTGACGGCGTCGCCGCCTGCACCCGATGCAACGGTCTGCCGGACGGCCAAGGTGTCGTCCGCGTCGATGGGCGGTGCCGGCGTCAGAGTCGAGGTCACCGTCGAGGTCGCACCGGACTTGGTTGCCGTCACCTCCCCGCACTGTTCGAGCTGCTCCTTGCGCGCCGAGAGCGGTTCGTCCACTGCGGTCAACTCGATCGAGATGGTCGATCGACTGTCGTTGTCGGTTCCGACGATCATGGCCGTTCCCGTCGGGCCGAAGTCCTGGTCGGCAGGCTTGCATCCCGCCGGGCTGACCTCGGCACCGGCCGGTATTCCGCTGAGATCGGGTGCGGCTTGCGAGATCGCCTGCTGGGGCAGAACCAGGGCGTCGTACGGTGCCGGGAAGCTGGACGGGTCGATCAGCAGCGTGCTGAGATCCACACCGGACCGCGCCGACGAGGTGGCACTGCCTGCGCTGGGTTCAGCGGTGCCCGTGACGGTCGAGCTGCACCCCACCAGTACGAGCGCTCCGATCGCCGCCGACGTGGCAGCGCTGGTCAGGCGGGTTCTCCGTGCGGCGGGGCTCACAAGACGTCCTCTTCGAGTAGGTGGGACGCCGCAGCACTCGCTCCGGCGTCCCACCACTGTCTCATTCCGACCACCTCGAACGCGGCAGGCGACCTACCGCAGTGTCGCGATGTCAGCTTCCGCGGGCGATCCACTCCTCGAGGTGCGGTGCCTCGTCGCCGATGCGCGTGCCGTCGCCGTGCCCGGTGTTGACGCGAGTCTCGACGGGAAGCGCGAAGAGTCGATCACGGATGGACCCGATGATGGTCGGGAAATCCGAGTACGACCGGCCGGTGGCACCCGGACCGCCGGAGAAGAGGGTGTCGCCGCTGAACAACTCCCCCGCCTCCGGCAGGTACAGGCACGTCGATCCCGGTGAGTGCCCGGGTGTGTGCAACGCCAGGATGTCGGTTCCGGCAACGGTGATGCGCTGGCCGTCCTCGAGGGTGGAGTGCCCGACGCCCGGGTGCGTCTGCTCCCACAGCATCTCGTCGGCCGGGTGCAGCAGAATCGGCGCGTCGAGGGTGTCCGAGAGCTCGGGTGCCACGGTCACGTGATCGTTGTGACCGTGTGTGCAGACGACGGCCTTGACCGTGCGACCGGCTACCGCGTCGACGATCGGGGCCGCGGTGTGGGCTGCGTCGACGATCACGACCTCGTCGTCGTCGCCGATGAGCCAGATGTTGTTGTCGACGTCCCAGGTGCCACCGTCGAGACTGAACGTGCCCGAGGTGACCACGTTCTGGACACGGAATCGACCACTCACAGGATCACCACCGACCGCAGCACGGTGCCCTTGTGCATCTTGTCGAACGCGGCTTCGACGTCCTCGATGGTGATGCGTTCGGTGACGAACTTCTCGAGCGGCAGACGGCCCTGCTGGTACAGGTCCACCAACTGCGGGAAGTCGCGCTCGGGCAGGCAGTCGCCGTACCAGGACGACTTCAGCGAGCCGCCGCGGGAGAAGAAGTCGATGAGCGGCATCTCGAGAGTCATCTCGGGAGTCGGAACGCCGACGAGCACCACGGTTCCGGCGAGGTCGCGTGCGTAGAACGCTTGCTTCCAGGTCTCCGGACGGCCGACGGCGTCGATCACCACATCGGCACCGAAGCCTCCGGTCAGCTCCTGCACGGCCTCGACGGCGTCGACCACGGAAGAATCGACGGTGTGGGTGGCTCCGAGTTGGAGGGCCCATTCGAGCTTGCCCGGGTCGCGATCGACCGCGATGATCGTCGATGCGCCCGCCAAGCGGGCTCCGGCGATCGCGGCATCGCCGACGCCGCCGCAGCCGATCACGGCCACCGAGTCTCCGCGCGAGACGTTGCCGGTGTTCATCGCTGCCCCGAGCCCGGCCATCACTCCGCAGCCGAGCAGTCCGACGACGGCGGGATCGGCGTCTGCGGCGACCTTGGTGCACTGACCCTCGTGCACCAGGGTCTTCTCGGCGAATGCGCCGATGCCCAGCGCAGGGGTCAGCTCGGTGCCGTCCTCGAGGGTCATCTTCTGTGCTGCGTTGTGGGTGTCGAAGCAGTACCACGGGGTGCCGCGCTTGCAGGCTCGACATTCGCCGCACACGGCGCGCCAGTTCAGGACGACGAAGTCTCCGACCTCGACGTGCTCGACGCGGTCGCCGATGGTCTCGACGATTCCGGCTGCCTCGTGTCCGAGCAGGAACGGGAACTCGTCGTTGATGCCGCCTTCGCGGTAGTGCAGGTCGGTGTGGCACACCCCGCAGGCCGCGATCTTGACCACGACCTCGTTCGGCCCGGGATCGGGGATGGTGATCGTCTCGATGGAGACGGGCTCGCCCTTGCTCTTGGCAACGACAGCGCGGACCTGCTGCGGCATGTGTTCCTCCACTGTGAATCGGGTGTTTCGTGCTGGGCTCAGCCTCGCACAACGCATCAGTACGTGGCGACATCTGCATGGGTTCGGCCTCCGAATCTCGGAGTTCACAAGGTTGTGACCGGGTGGGCACGCAGTCTTTGCGTGCGAGCGGTACCTATGACGAATGTCTGAACCCATGGAGTACGACCTGGTGGTCATCGGCTCCGGCCCAGGTGGCCAGAAGGCGGCCATTGCGGCTGCGAAGCTCGGCAAGCGGGTGGCGATCGTGGAGAAGGGACACATGCTCGGCGGGGTCTGCGTCAATACCGGCACCATTCCGTCCAAGACGCTGCGCGAGGCCGTTCTGTACCTCACGGGCATGAATCAACGTGAGTTGTACGGGGCGAGCTATCGGGTGAAGGCCGACATCACTCCGGCCGATCTGTTGGCGCGAACCCAGCACGTGATCGGTAAGGAGATCGAGGTGGTGCGCTCGCAACTGCTGCGCAACCGGATCGAGCTCATCACCGGCGTCGGAAAGTTCCTCGACGCGCACACCATTGTGATCGAGGACGAGTCGCGAGGTGAACGCATCACGGTCAAGGCAGCCAATGTGGTGATCGCCACCGGCACCGCTCCCGCGCGTCCCGCCGACATCGCGTTCGACGATTACCGCGTCCTCGACTCCGACGGGATTCTCAATCTCGAATTCATTCCGGCGTCCATGGTCGTGGTCGGGGCCGGGGTCATCGGAATCGAGTACGCATCGATGTTCGCTGCTCTGGGAACGAAGGTCACCGTTGTCGAGAAGCGCGATTCGATGCTCGACTTCTGTGATCGCGAGATCATCGAGTCGTTGCAGTTCCACCTCCGCGATCTCGCGGTGACGTTCCGCTTCGGGGAGGCGGTGACCGCAGTCGACGTCGGCCCGAACGGAACGGTGACCACCCTTGCCAGCGGCAAGCGGATCCCGGCGGAGACGGTGATGTACTCGGCAGGCCGTCAGGGTCTGACGACGGCACTCGAACTCGAGAACGCCGGTCTGGAGGCCGACGCGCGCGGTCGCATCTTCGTCGACGAACATTTCCAGACCAAGGTCGATCACATCTACGCAGTCGGTGATGTCATCGGATTTCCGGCGTTGGCCGCGACGTCGATGGATCAGGGCAGGCTGGCGGCGTACCATGCGTTCGGCGAGTTCAGCGCGAAACTGACCGATGTGCAGCCCATCGGCATCTACTCGATTCCCGAGTTCTCGTACGTCGGAGCCACCGAGGTCGACCTGACGAAGGGATCGATTCCGTACGAGGTGGGGGTGTCGAGGTACCGCGAACTCGCTCGCGGTCAGATCGCCGGCGACTCGTACGGCATGCTCAAGCTGCTCGTCTCCACTGAGGACCGGTCGATTCTCGGCGTACACATCTTCGGGTCGGGTGCGACGGATCTGGTGCACATCGGGCAGGCCGTGATGGGGTGCGGCGGCACCATCGACTACCTCGTCGATGCGGTGTTCAACTACCCCACACTGTCGGAGGCGTACAAGGTTGCCGCCCTCGATGTCACGAACAAGATCCGTGCGCTGGCCAACTTCGACCGCTGATGTCGTCCTCGGCACGAGGGCAACCCGGGGCGGGGAATGAACAGCGGTCCACCGGTTGTTCTTTCGGATAGTGAATCGCCACGATCGACGTCGGCGGGTACGGGGCTCGCGCCCAGGATCGGCGTATTCTTACCCGATGCTCGCTTCGAGGTACCTACGAGTCGATCCGAAAGGGGCCCGGCCATGACCGAACAGTCGAAGATGTACGAGCTGGAGTTTCCGGCACCGCAAATCTTCTCCAACGACGGAGTCGGACCCGTCCTCGTGCACGGTCTGGAGGGCTTCTCCGACGCGGGTCACGCAGTGAAGTTGGCGACGACTCATCTGCGCGAGAGCCTGGAGTCGGAACTCGTCGCGTCGTTCGACGTCGACGAGTTGATCGACTACCGGTCCCGTCGTCCGACGATGACGTTCAAGTCCGATCATTTCTCGGACTACGACGCTCCCGAACTGAATCTCTATGCCGTCAAGGACCGCACCGGCACCCCGTTCCTGCTGCTGGCCGGTATGGAACCGGATCTGCGGTGGGAGAAGTTCACCACTGCCGTTCGCCTGCTCGCCGAACAGCTCGGAGTCCGTCGGACCATCGGTCTCGGCTCGATCCCGATGGCCATTCCGCACACTCGGCCGCTCGGTGTGACGGCCCACGCCAGCGACAAGGAGCTGGTCAAGGAAGGCAACAGCTGGGCAGGTGACCTGCAAGTGCCCGGCAGCGCGTCGTCCCTGCTCGAGCTCAGGATGGCGCAGCACGGCCACGAGTCGATGGGCTTTTCGGTGCACGTACCGCACTACCTCGCCCAGACGGACTACCCCGGTGCAGCCGAAACGCTGCTCGAAAACGTCAGCGAAGCCGCCGAGTTGGACCTGCCGCTGGCCGCGCTGGGTGAAGCTGCCGCACGGGTTCGGGAGCAGGTGAACGAGCACATCACCGGAAACGAAGAAGTCCAGTCGGTGGTGCAGGCACTCGAGCGTCAGTACGACACCTACGTGGCCGCGCAGGAACAGCAGTCGACGCTGCTGGCCAGCGACGAGCCACTACCGAGCGGCGACGAGCTCGGGGCCGAGTTCGAGCGCTTCCTCGCCGAGCAGGCCGGTCTCGACGAGGGAGAGGACACCACCGAGCAGTAGCAGTGTGAGCGGTCACAGAAGATGATCGCTCGGGCGCGCACATCGGACAGTTCGGGCGGATCGAAACATACCTGTAACCGCAAATACGCCCGATGTTCTGCCCCGAGCGTCATCTCGTGCAAGAGTCGTACCAACACGTACTCGGGTACGTACGTCCACACACTCGTGCACGGCGTCGCCGTCGTGTGCCGCCTCGCGCGGTGCACCAGGGAATTTCAGGAGGCGCAGATGAGCACCAATCCGCGCAGTCGCAAGCTCCGCCCGGTTCCCGACGAAGAGCCACGGCTGATCTTCCGGACCATTCACGGATACCGGCGGGCGTTCCGCATGGCCGGTGAAGGACCGGTCCTGTTGTTGATCCACGGGATCGGCGACAACTCCGAGACGTGGAACGAGGTGATCCCGCACCTCGCGAAGAACTACACCGTCATCGCTCCGGATCTGCTCGGGCACGGTCGCTCGGACAAGCCCCGTGCCGACTACTCCGTCGCCGCGTACGCCAACGGCATGCGTGACCTGCTCTCGGTGCTGGGCATCGAACACGTGACCGTCGTCGGACACTCACTGGGCGGCGGGGTCGCCATGCAGTTCGCCTACCAGTTCCCGGGCATGGTCGACAGGTTGGCTCTGGTGTCCTCCGGTGGCGTCACCAAGGACGTTCATCCCCTTCTTCGACTGGCATCCATGCCGTTTCTCAGCGAGGCGGTCAAACTGCTCCGCCTGCCCGGTGCCATCCCCGCGGTGAAGTTGGCGGGCAGCCTCCTGAGCACACTGCACAGCTCTCCCCTGCGTCCCGGGTCGCTCCTGCACGACACTCCGGATCTGATCCGAGTGCTGAGCGAGCTTCCGGCCCCGACGACGTACGAGGCGTATCTGCGGACCCTGCGCGCCGTCGTGGACTGGCGCGGCCAGGTGGTCACGATGCTGGACCGGTGTTACCTGACCGAGAATCTGCCGGTGCTGCTCGTCTGGGGTGATCAGGACTCGGTGATTCCGGTCAGTCATGCGCACCTCGCTCACTCGGCCATGCCCGGTTCCACATTGGAGGTGTTCGAGAATTCCGGACATTTTCCGTTCCGAGACGACCCGATGCGCTTCCTGCAGGTCGTGGAGGACTTCATCGATTCCACCCCGTCGTTGACGTTCGACGAAGTGCGGTGGCGCAACCTGCTCATCACCGGTGTCGGCGAGGACATGATCACCGGCAGCGCGAGTACGCGACTGGCAGTGCTCGGAGCCATGGGCTCGGACGAACGCAGCGCCACCTGACGCATCGCCGGACCCCGCCCGGCGCGGTGTCGATGCGGGTCCGGCCGTCGATCCCACATAGCCTGTAGAGGTGCTTCTCACCGAACTGATTCCCGATACCGCCGCCGCTCGGTCCGACGGCGTCGACCCGGACGTCCTGTTCGACACATTCACCACCTGGACTGCCGATCGCGGTCTGACCCTGTATCCCGCGCAGGAGGAAGCTCTCATCGAGCTGGTCTCCGGCTCCAACGTCATCCTCGCGACGCCGACCGGATCGGGTAAGTCGATGGTGGCCATCGGAGCCCACTACGCCGCGATGGCCGCGGGCATACGCAGCTTCTACACCGCGCCGATCAAGGCACTGGTCAGCGAGAAGTTCTTCGCTCTGTGCGAGATCTTCGGTGCTCAGAACGTCGGCATGATGACGGGCGACGCGTCGGTGAACTCCGGAGCCCCGATCATCTGCGCCACCGCCGAGATCGTCGCGAACCTCGCCCTGCGTCAGGGCCGCGGCTCCGACATCGGCCAGGTGATCATGGACGAGTTCCACTACTACTCCGAGCCCGATCGAGGGTGGGCCTGGCAGGTGCCGTTGATCGAACTGCCGCACGCCCAGTTCCTGTTGATGTCCGCGACCCTGGGCGATGTCTCGTTCTTCCGGGACGATCTGACCCGGCGCACCGGACGCACGACCACCGTCGTCTCGGGCTCCGAACGTCCGGTTCCGCTGATGTTCTCGTACGTCACCACTCCGATCAGCGAGACCATCGAAGAACTGGTGGAAACGCATCTCGCGCCGGTGTACGTCGTACATTTCACGCAGGCCGCGGCACTCGAACGAGCCCAGGCGCTGACGAGCGTCAATGTCGCGTCCAAGCAGGAGAAGGCCGAGATCGCCGAGGCCATCGGCGCCTTTCGCTTCACCACAGGTTTCGGGAAGACCCTGTCGAGACTGGTTCGGCACGGCATCGGGGTGCACCACGCCGGCATGCTGCCCAAGTATCGACGGTTGGTCGAGAAGCTGGCGCAGGACGGTCTGCTCAAGGTGATCTGTGGAACGGACACGTTGGGGGTGGGCATCAACGTTCCCATTCGCACGGTGTTGTTCACCGGACTGACCAAGTACGACGGCATCCGCACCCGCAAGCTTCGGGCCCGCGAGTTCCATCAGATCGCGGGACGCGCGGGCCGAGCCGGCTACGACACCCTCGGCACCGTCGTGGTGGAGGCCCCCGAACACGACATCGAGAACGCGCGTCTGGTGGCCAAGGCCGGCGACGATCCGAAGAAGCTCAAGCGTGTGCAGCGCAAGAAGGCACCCGACGGTTTCGTCTCGTGGGGTGAGCCGACATTCGAGCGGATCATCGCCGCCAGCCCGGAGCCGCTCACGTCCCGGTTCTCGGTGAGCAACGCGATGTTGCTCAATGTCATTGCCCGGCCGGGCAATTGCTTTCATGCCATGCGACACCTGCTCGAGGACAATCACGAGACCCGGCCCGCTCAGCGCAAGCACATCTTACGGGCGCTCTCGCTCTACCGTGGTCTGGTCGATGCGGGCATCGTCGAGCAACTCGACGAGCCGGACGCCGACGGTCGACATGCTCGACTGACGGTGGACCTGCAACCGGACTTCGCGCTCAATCAGCCGCTGTCGACGTTCGCGGTCGCGTCCTTCGACCTGCTGGACGCCGAATCACCGACCCATGCCCTCGATGTGGTGTCGATCATCGAGTCGACCCTCGACGATCCGCGTCAGATCCTCATGGCACAGCAGCACGCCGCGCGCGGCGAAGCGGTGTCGCAGATGAAGGCCGACGGCATCGAGTACGACGAGAGAATGGAGCTGCTCGAGGAGGTCACGTGGCCGAAACCTCTTGCAGAGCTGCTCGTTCCGGCATTCGAGATCTACCGCGGCACCCATCCGTGGCTCTCCGAGGTCGGCCTGTCGCCCAAGTCCGTGGTCCGCGACATGGTCGAGCGCGCGATGACGTTCGCAGAATTGATCAGCCACTACGGTCTGATGCGGTCCGAGGGACTCGTCCTGCGGTATCTCGCCGACGCTTATCGCACACTGCGCCAGACGGTTCCGCCGGAGTCTCGAACCGAAGAGGTACAGGACATCACCGAGTGGCTGGGTGAGCTCGTTCGGCAGGTGGATTCGAGCCTGCTCGACGAGTGGGAGAACCTCACCGATCCCGGTGCCGAGCCGGAAGCGCTCGTGGAGGCGTACGGATCCGACGTGCCGCGTCCGATCTCGGCCAACCCGCGAGCCTTCCGAATCCTCGCGCGCAACGCGATCTTCCGCCGCGTGGACCTGGCGGCGCGCCGACAGTGGAACACGCTCGACGACCTCGACGACGGCCCGGACTGGGAGGCCGAACTCGAGCCGTTCTTCGCCGAGTACGGCTCGATCGGAACCGGCCCGTCGGCCCGTGGCCCCGCGTTGTTCACCCTGAACGTCGGTGCGGAGTCCACGACGGTGCGTCAGGTGTTGGAGGACCCCGACGGGGACCACGGCTGGTCGCTCGACGCCGTCGTCGATGTGCCCGAGTCCGATGCGGCAGGCGAGATCGTGTTCGACGAGATCGTGATCACGCCCGGCTGAGGCCATCTGCTTGGCCGGCACGAACCTCGGTGGCGAGAAGACTTGCCAGCGCCCGGTATTCGGCCGAGCGCGCACTCGTGGATCGGTGCACGAGACCGATCGTGCGGCCGGGAGCCGGGTGTGCGAATTCCGCGGTGGACAGGCCCGCACGAGCGACCTCGACCTCGACGGCGCTGCGCGGCAGCAGCGTCAGACCCAGCCCGCCTGCAACGCACTGCACCACCGTGGTCAACGACGCCGCCCGGGTAGCGCTCGCGTCGGGCTCGATGTCGACCGAGCGGCACAGGTCGAGGGTCTGCTCGCGCAGGCAGTGCCCCTCGTCGAGCAGGAGCAGAGGCAGGCCTCGGAGGTCGGCGACGTCCAGATCCCGCCGCCCCGCCAGTGGGTGCTCGGCAGGTAACGCGAGCACGAAATCCTCGGTGTACATGGATATTTCGATCAATCCCGGGTCGGCGAGGGGCAGCGCGAGAACGGCGACGTCGAGGTCACCGGAGCGGAGTGCGTCGAGCAGTCGGGCGGTGTGATCCTCCACTATCCTCGGCACGAGGTCGGGGTACTCGGCGCGTACGGCCGGGAGTACTGCCGGCAGCACGTACGGTGCCACGGTCGGAATGATTCCGAGCCTGATACCACCGGTCAGGTGGCCACCCAATCCTGCTGCGGTAGCGACGAATCCGTCCACCCCGTCCAGTGCCGCGGTGGCCCGAGCGAGCAACTGACCGCCGGCAGGCGTCAACAACACCCGGCGAGTGCTGCGCTCGATCAGCTGCACTCCCAGCCCCTTCTCGAGCGCAGCAAGAGCCTGCGACAGCGAAGGCTGGGTGATACTCAGTTGCGCTGCGGCAGAACCGAAGTGGCGATGACGTGCGATCGCTGCGAACGCCCGCAGATGCGACAGGGTCGGCTGATAGCTTCGATCGGTCACGCCTATCAGTGTAGTGCCACTCATCACGTTTACCTTTGACCACACTTTTGGCACACTCGTACCGGTCGGCCGGGCTCGTACGGCTGCAGTCACGCCACCGACCCCGAACCGCTCACATACGGAACCGACGCGATCATTCGACACGAGGAGACCACATGGCACTGTTGACAATTGGCGACCAGTTCCCTTCATACAACCTGACCGCCGTCATCGGCGGCGACCTGTCCAAGGTGAACGCTCAGCAGCCCGACGATTACTTCACCACCGTCACCAGTGACGATCATGCAGGCAAGTGGCG
This genomic window contains:
- the galE gene encoding UDP-glucose 4-epimerase GalE — its product is MKLLVTGGAGYVGSVCAAVLVERGHEVVVVDNLSTGNRDAVPGGATFVEGDVKDVAADVLIGGGFDAVLHFAAQSLVGESVVSPDKYWSGNVVTSLALLDAIRASGTAKLVFSSTAATYGEPEKTPITEDAPTRPTNPYGATKLAIDHAITSYAAAYGLAATSLRYFNVAGAYNGFGENRVVETHLIPLVLQVALGQREKISVFGTDWPTPDGTAVRDYIHVADLAEAHILAVDAAQPGEHTIYNLGSGTGFSVHEVISSCERVTGLPIAVEHAPRRAGDPAVLIASSARAVEELKWTPELTDLDRIVADAWTFLQQLGDRSHAAR
- a CDS encoding metal-dependent transcriptional regulator, which produces MKDLVDTTEMYLRTIYDLEEEGVIPLRARIAERLEQSGPTVSQTVARMERDGLLSVAGDRHLELTEKGRSLAVAVMRKHRLAERLLVDIIGLRWEDVHAEACRWEHVMSEEVERRLVTVLNNPTTSPYGNPIPGLAELGLGQSTLAPEALIRLTDVPVGQPTAVVVRRLAEHVQSDPEVIAQLREAGVVPDARVTVEAKPGSITITVPGHSGVDISEEMAHAVQVKKV
- the sthA gene encoding Si-specific NAD(P)(+) transhydrogenase, whose amino-acid sequence is MSEPMEYDLVVIGSGPGGQKAAIAAAKLGKRVAIVEKGHMLGGVCVNTGTIPSKTLREAVLYLTGMNQRELYGASYRVKADITPADLLARTQHVIGKEIEVVRSQLLRNRIELITGVGKFLDAHTIVIEDESRGERITVKAANVVIATGTAPARPADIAFDDYRVLDSDGILNLEFIPASMVVVGAGVIGIEYASMFAALGTKVTVVEKRDSMLDFCDREIIESLQFHLRDLAVTFRFGEAVTAVDVGPNGTVTTLASGKRIPAETVMYSAGRQGLTTALELENAGLEADARGRIFVDEHFQTKVDHIYAVGDVIGFPALAATSMDQGRLAAYHAFGEFSAKLTDVQPIGIYSIPEFSYVGATEVDLTKGSIPYEVGVSRYRELARGQIAGDSYGMLKLLVSTEDRSILGVHIFGSGATDLVHIGQAVMGCGGTIDYLVDAVFNYPTLSEAYKVAALDVTNKIRALANFDR
- a CDS encoding MBL fold metallo-hydrolase — translated: MSGRFRVQNVVTSGTFSLDGGTWDVDNNIWLIGDDDEVVIVDAAHTAAPIVDAVAGRTVKAVVCTHGHNDHVTVAPELSDTLDAPILLHPADEMLWEQTHPGVGHSTLEDGQRITVAGTDILALHTPGHSPGSTCLYLPEAGELFSGDTLFSGGPGATGRSYSDFPTIIGSIRDRLFALPVETRVNTGHGDGTRIGDEAPHLEEWIARGS
- a CDS encoding DUF4192 domain-containing protein; its protein translation is MHTPTNSHDNFDSRHRVRLGQVSDLMAAVPAMLGFHPHRSMVLIAVQDGGAGVGPTMRHDLVLAGEHADRRAGGRTRATEEMLDAIGYLAGYCARENIPAVMAVFVDDRLDRAVRTAHLLDVEALVIELDAALASFGVQLGEALAASEIADSAEWWTLRGPQRHGLISDPSASPMTVARVLDGYSVRKSRCELAETIAPGPDATVRAVAAEMSRQRREGTRSRTDDLTSVLSYIARGPYDTELDPADIARIALAIGHVQVRDAVLALTLGDDAGFVEEFWARMSRVLPKGARAVAATLLAFSAYVRGDGPMARVAIDAALEADETYSLARLLDRSLSAGAGPELVREVAESGFACARVCGVRLPGDPFGRR
- a CDS encoding DUF5642 family protein — protein: MSPAARRTRLTSAATSAAIGALVLVGCSSTVTGTAEPSAGSATSSARSGVDLSTLLIDPSSFPAPYDALVLPQQAISQAAPDLSGIPAGAEVSPAGCKPADQDFGPTGTAMIVGTDNDSRSTISIELTAVDEPLSARKEQLEQCGEVTATKSGATSTVTSTLTPAPPIDADDTLAVRQTVASGAGGDAVTQSMLTLMAQIDGVRVSATFMSFGSGTPDAMTLDELFTAAVQKVGQG
- a CDS encoding S-(hydroxymethyl)mycothiol dehydrogenase, which gives rise to MPQQVRAVVAKSKGEPVSIETITIPDPGPNEVVVKIAACGVCHTDLHYREGGINDEFPFLLGHEAAGIVETIGDRVEHVEVGDFVVLNWRAVCGECRACKRGTPWYCFDTHNAAQKMTLEDGTELTPALGIGAFAEKTLVHEGQCTKVAADADPAVVGLLGCGVMAGLGAAMNTGNVSRGDSVAVIGCGGVGDAAIAGARLAGASTIIAVDRDPGKLEWALQLGATHTVDSSVVDAVEAVQELTGGFGADVVIDAVGRPETWKQAFYARDLAGTVVLVGVPTPEMTLEMPLIDFFSRGGSLKSSWYGDCLPERDFPQLVDLYQQGRLPLEKFVTERITIEDVEAAFDKMHKGTVLRSVVIL